Proteins found in one Planococcus citri chromosome 2, ihPlaCitr1.1, whole genome shotgun sequence genomic segment:
- the LOC135834218 gene encoding probable serine/threonine-protein kinase DDB_G0271402, which yields MNQQCKVCGEPAAGFHFGAFTCEGCKSFFGRTYNNMSSISECKNNGDCIINKKNRTSCKSCRLRKCLLVGMSKSGSRYGRRSNWFKIHCLLQEQGSSVNAQNSLNAANFLSSNASIYPGLFNTRHMLNTDKFLEARLNGFSFSDSKHFLNDLEKYKTSSEDSGGSSAGDMDDESRSTSVTSRGPAHLHQTPSPLSEKAPSDDYNQNNNNNNNNNNNNNHHHHNHHNHHNHHHHSKKLSIALPSSPSSTIAQSPFISPQSQSVYASPYVSPTSLRPLPHHIAFPVTRPGLTPAAAANNLIFLDTLGTPSAWSVRSGGDLLLCSPAAGGVAVEQDQPIDLSVKATTQHGDSLKDKPNSNRSSRSPLSPAVDSGAEDDDHDDQQNDLKTVHIPLDLTSKRHQHELTTHSS from the coding sequence TCGTTTTTTGGCCGTACTTACAACAACATGAGTTCAATATCGGAATGCAAGAACAACGGAGACtgtataattaataaaaaaaatcgcacatcCTGCAAATCGTGCCGATTACGAAAATGCCTTCTGGTGGGCATGTCGAAAAGCGGATCTCGTTACGGACGTCGATCGAACTGGTTCAAGATCCATTGCCTTCTGCAAGAGCAAGGCTCCTCTGTGAACGCTCAAAACAGCCTAAACGCCGCTAATTTCCTATCTTCGAACGCTTCCATATACCCGGGCTTGTTCAACACCAGACACATGCTAAACACCGATAAATTTCTGGAAGCTAGATTAAACGGATTCTCGTTTTCGGACAGCAAGCACTTTTTGAACGatttagaaaaatacaaaacgtctTCGGAAGACTCGGGTGGTTCGTCTGCCGGCGACATGGATGACGAATCACGCAGCACCAGCGTAACCAGTCGTGGACCAGCTCATCTGCATCAGACTCCGTCGCCTTTGAGCGAAAAAGCACCTAGCGACGATTacaatcaaaataataataataacaacaataacaacaacaataataatcatcatcatcacaacCATCACAACCATCACAACCATCATCACCACAGTAAGAAACTTTCGATAGCTTTACCGTCTTCGCCGAGCAGCACCATCGCTCAGTCTCCGTTCATCTCACCGCAAAGTCAAAGCGTCTACGCTTCACCTTACGTGTCGCCTACCTCGCTCAGGCCTCTACCTCATCATATTGCTTTTCCAGTCACCAGGCCTGGCTTGACGCCGGCTGCCGCAGCCAATAATCTCATCTTTTTAGACACCTTGGGTACTCCGTCCGCGTGGTCTGTACGCAGTGGTGGAGATCTACTGCTGTGTAGTCCGGCTGCCGGCGGTGTGGCCGTCGAGCAAGATCAGCCCATTGATTTATCCGTCAAAGCCACCACTCAGCACGGCGATAGTCTGAAAGATAAACCAAATTCTAATCGCTCCTCCAGGTCACCTTTATCACCGGCTGTGGATAGCGGCGCCGAAGACGATGACCACGATGACCAGCAAAATGATCTGAAAACCGTTCATATACCTTTGGATCTGACTAGTAAAAGACATCAGCACGAGTTGACTACCCATTCTAGCTGA